A single genomic interval of Pseudomonadota bacterium harbors:
- the rnc gene encoding ribonuclease III: protein MSAPSLYPYQKLEVFLGHTFKDKTLLEGALTHPSYAHRKKLSSFERLEFLGDRVLGCIIAEALYITFETEEEGNLSHRLVDLVRKECIGKVVQTWPLHLYLHLSKSLERNNLPLNVLADAGEAILGALFLDAGILKTRDFILKHWTPYLKNTSEKNLRDAKSRLQEWTQAHGFSLPIYDILASEGPDHAPQFHVRVKVIKKNVPTFTEGWGPSRKQAEQTAAHSLLEHLSSKEPLK from the coding sequence ATGTCAGCCCCTTCCTTATACCCTTATCAAAAACTTGAAGTTTTTCTTGGGCATACCTTTAAAGACAAAACACTTTTGGAAGGGGCCTTAACGCATCCAAGTTATGCCCATCGCAAAAAATTATCTTCTTTTGAACGCCTTGAATTTTTAGGAGACCGTGTGCTCGGATGTATTATTGCGGAAGCTCTTTACATTACTTTTGAAACAGAAGAAGAAGGTAATTTGTCTCATCGGCTTGTGGATCTTGTTCGAAAAGAATGTATTGGAAAAGTCGTTCAGACTTGGCCCCTTCATCTTTATCTTCATCTTTCAAAATCCTTAGAACGCAATAATCTTCCTTTAAACGTCCTTGCAGATGCAGGAGAAGCAATTTTGGGAGCACTATTTCTAGATGCAGGGATTCTTAAAACACGTGATTTTATTTTAAAACATTGGACACCTTATTTGAAGAACACCTCTGAGAAAAATTTGAGAGATGCAAAATCAAGACTACAAGAATGGACACAAGCCCACGGGTTTTCACTTCCTATATATGACATTCTTGCTTCCGAGGGACCTGATCATGCGCCCCAATTTCATGTTCGTGTTAAAGTCATTAAAAAAAATGTGCCAACTTTCACGGAAGGATGGGGCCCATCTCGCAAACAGGCCGAGCAAACTGCTGCACACTCTCTTTTAGAACACCTATCCTCTAAGGAGCCTCTAAAATGA
- the era gene encoding GTPase Era, translating to MTSELRCGFISILGLPNAGKSTLINQLVGAKISIVTHKPQTTRFRILGIRNVDKTQLIFIDTPGIFSPKKRLDHAMVSSVWKAYDDTDLTLFMIDVQKGLSPFVLELLEKLVKKPKQLIVLLNKVDLVKKEVLLEMSQKLSEMGCETIFMISALTGSGLSELLVYLENHAPLGPWHYPKDQQTDLNERLWAAEVTRETLFIKLHEELPYGLTVETTSFERFDNGDLKIDQTIYVERDAHRAIILGSKGTQIKEIGMIARKELSLLFKCSVHLFLHVKVDEKWQEKRSYYQELGLDFPKN from the coding sequence ATGACATCAGAATTACGCTGTGGATTTATTTCTATTTTGGGACTTCCCAATGCTGGAAAATCAACTCTTATCAATCAGCTCGTCGGAGCAAAGATTTCAATTGTTACACATAAACCTCAAACGACCCGTTTTCGAATTCTTGGAATTCGAAATGTGGACAAGACGCAACTTATTTTTATTGATACACCTGGCATTTTTTCTCCCAAGAAACGTCTGGATCACGCCATGGTCTCTTCTGTTTGGAAAGCTTATGATGATACAGACTTAACTCTTTTCATGATAGATGTTCAAAAAGGCTTATCTCCTTTCGTTCTAGAACTTCTTGAAAAATTAGTAAAAAAACCAAAGCAACTTATTGTTCTTCTTAATAAAGTTGATCTCGTCAAAAAAGAAGTTCTTTTAGAGATGTCACAGAAGCTTTCTGAAATGGGGTGTGAGACAATTTTTATGATTTCAGCTCTTACAGGAAGCGGGCTATCGGAACTTTTAGTCTATCTTGAAAATCATGCACCTCTTGGACCTTGGCACTATCCTAAAGACCAGCAAACCGATTTAAATGAACGTTTGTGGGCAGCTGAAGTTACACGCGAAACTCTTTTTATAAAACTTCATGAAGAACTTCCTTATGGACTTACTGTTGAAACGACATCCTTTGAACGGTTTGATAATGGAGATCTCAAAATTGATCAAACAATTTATGTTGAAAGAGACGCCCATCGCGCTATTATTTTAGGATCAAAAGGAACTCAAATTAAAGAAATTGGCATGATAGCACGCAAAGAACTCAGCCTTCTTTTTAAGTGCTCTGTTCATTTGTTTCTTCATGTAAAAGTTGATGAAAAATGGCAAGAAAAGCGTTCTTATTATCAAGAACTCGGTCTCGATTTTCCAAAAAATTAA
- the recO gene encoding DNA repair protein RecO, which translates to MQWEDTGILLKKHKFGETHHILVFLTKTYGKHAGLYRGKISLPEPGELLKVCWKGRLQDHLGEWRNLEKQYAPFIHILGHSGKLYALSSALALTEKTLADRDVHPALYEYLLTFIKDLQMEDPFWILSYISYELSLLSEIGFGLDLSKCAVTGKHENLAFVSPKTGHAVTPQGGEGYLDRLLPLPPFLINLSLSKISSPFPELSQLQEGLMLTKYFLEKSLAACNASSHKSSLPPYRSLLVNWTETLKSQNSNI; encoded by the coding sequence ATGCAGTGGGAAGATACTGGAATTTTATTAAAAAAACATAAATTTGGGGAAACCCATCATATTTTAGTTTTCTTAACAAAAACATATGGGAAGCACGCGGGTCTTTATCGTGGGAAAATCTCTCTGCCTGAACCTGGCGAGCTCCTTAAAGTTTGCTGGAAAGGGCGTCTTCAAGATCATTTAGGAGAATGGCGCAATCTTGAAAAACAATATGCACCTTTTATTCATATTTTAGGGCATTCTGGAAAACTTTATGCTCTTTCTTCTGCACTTGCTTTAACAGAAAAAACACTTGCTGATCGAGATGTCCACCCCGCTCTTTACGAATATCTTCTGACGTTTATTAAAGATCTTCAAATGGAAGATCCCTTTTGGATTTTATCTTATATTTCCTATGAACTCTCTCTCTTAAGTGAGATCGGTTTTGGATTAGATCTTTCGAAATGTGCTGTTACAGGAAAGCACGAAAATTTAGCTTTTGTCTCCCCAAAAACTGGACATGCTGTCACACCTCAAGGAGGTGAAGGCTATCTTGATCGTCTTCTTCCTCTTCCTCCCTTTTTAATAAATCTTTCTCTTTCGAAAATTTCCTCTCCTTTTCCTGAACTTTCTCAGCTTCAAGAAGGATTGATGCTTACAAAATATTTTCTTGAAAAATCTCTTGCAGCTTGTAATGCATCTTCTCACAAAAGTTCTCTTCCTCCTTATCGTTCTCTTCTCGTGAATTGGACAGAAACATTAAAAAGCCAAAACAGTAATATTTAA
- a CDS encoding MFS transporter produces the protein MTKKILLASCIGSMLEMFDFYIYATFLNVMASTFFPTENKILSLFISVGGWGIALIAHPIGALIFGYFGDIFGRKNTFAFTLIFMSFPTIIIGILPSYNEIGIIAPIIVITGRLIQGICYGGELNGAFIFALEHMPQKQGLASGLIISSCVCGILSATALSYITQLPGMPSWAWRISFCLGGSVGFIGYFIRKKLIESDEFLRTFSKTKIPLFTIIHKRKTACFLCFSIGALIGGFFYIDFCFLSVYLSRYCHLPSETIWKLNIYLILSIMSVGPLFGALYDHLKSPLFLRVMCYGLFFGTIPVFWLLLSHLAFLFILGGILLGICTASISTVGFVIMQNLFPVKERYSGISLFYCLGISIYGGISPLFYIEAIEIHNESLFFPAYCLMCLISLFYAALKINNVTEQNAPIRNDQVFFEDIKKAG, from the coding sequence ATGACAAAAAAAATCCTGCTCGCAAGTTGCATCGGCAGTATGCTTGAAATGTTTGATTTTTATATTTATGCAACGTTCCTTAATGTCATGGCCTCTACTTTCTTTCCAACAGAAAATAAAATACTCAGCTTATTTATTAGTGTTGGAGGATGGGGAATTGCACTTATCGCGCACCCCATAGGAGCTCTTATATTTGGATATTTTGGAGATATATTTGGACGTAAAAACACCTTCGCTTTTACTTTAATTTTCATGAGTTTTCCAACTATTATTATTGGAATTCTTCCTTCTTATAATGAAATTGGAATTATAGCTCCTATTATCGTCATTACAGGAAGATTAATTCAAGGTATTTGTTATGGAGGAGAACTCAATGGTGCTTTTATTTTTGCACTCGAACATATGCCCCAAAAACAAGGACTTGCTTCTGGCCTCATTATTTCTTCATGTGTGTGTGGAATTTTAAGTGCAACCGCTTTAAGTTATATTACCCAGCTTCCAGGCATGCCAAGTTGGGCTTGGAGAATTTCTTTTTGCTTAGGTGGATCTGTAGGATTCATTGGATATTTTATTCGAAAAAAGCTTATTGAGAGCGATGAATTTTTAAGAACATTTTCAAAAACAAAAATCCCACTTTTTACAATTATTCATAAACGTAAAACAGCTTGTTTTTTATGTTTTTCTATTGGAGCTTTAATTGGAGGCTTTTTTTATATTGATTTTTGTTTTTTAAGTGTTTACCTCTCCCGATATTGCCATTTACCTTCAGAAACCATTTGGAAATTAAACATATACTTAATATTATCAATTATGAGTGTTGGTCCATTATTTGGCGCTCTTTATGATCACCTTAAATCTCCCCTCTTTTTAAGAGTTATGTGTTATGGCCTTTTTTTTGGCACAATCCCTGTTTTTTGGCTCCTTTTATCACATCTGGCTTTTCTTTTTATATTAGGTGGCATCCTTTTAGGTATTTGTACAGCAAGTATTTCAACCGTGGGATTTGTTATCATGCAAAATTTATTTCCTGTGAAAGAAAGATATAGTGGGATTTCCCTTTTTTACTGTCTTGGAATATCAATTTATGGTGGAATCTCCCCTCTCTTTTATATAGAAGCTATTGAAATTCATAATGAAAGTTTGTTTTTTCCAGCCTATTGCCTTATGTGTCTCATTAGTTTATTTTATGCTGCTTTAAAAATTAACAATGTCACGGAACAGAATGCACCAATAAGAAATGATCAAGTCTTTTTTGAAGATATAAAAAAAGCTGGATAA
- a CDS encoding helix-turn-helix transcriptional regulator, translating into MSHLQNYIRKKLEEKNMSINALERVAGLKTNAVHNILKGASKNPKKETLLAIATTFECSVKDLTEGIDETEGLTSSSSQDKTSQEANPTWDPDLYAKIIEILTPILAKRTTLPLTKKIHSLIWEIYLYSFFHEEKKVDPRFVEWLINKYS; encoded by the coding sequence ATGTCTCACCTTCAAAACTACATTCGAAAAAAACTTGAAGAAAAAAATATGTCTATTAATGCGCTTGAACGTGTTGCTGGACTCAAGACAAATGCTGTCCATAATATTCTTAAAGGAGCTTCAAAAAACCCTAAAAAGGAAACTCTTCTTGCAATTGCAACAACTTTTGAATGTTCTGTAAAAGATTTAACAGAAGGTATTGACGAAACAGAAGGTTTGACTTCTTCCTCTTCTCAAGATAAAACTTCTCAAGAGGCTAACCCGACTTGGGACCCTGATCTTTATGCTAAGATAATAGAGATTCTAACGCCAATTCTTGCAAAAAGAACGACCCTTCCTCTCACAAAAAAAATTCATTCTCTAATTTGGGAAATTTATCTTTATTCTTTTTTCCATGAAGAGAAAAAAGTTGACCCGCGTTTTGTAGAATGGCTCATTAACAAATATTCTTAA
- a CDS encoding tetratricopeptide repeat protein, producing the protein MPITFNFLDGNYNKYFKMTKDIDFTPKELDVISCILTGRRVKEIAGILSNSVKTIDNHIRNIMQKLGCNSREGIINCIEQSGSLPFFRYHYQVIAIQADFTKKLKEVSLLVGKHSPSCLIAFKETHEKNASVMAFLTEFEKNLKEAGIHVSRQKLESGVSLSGAMKKKEKNSSTSIFYVMPFEDIKNKEEENELEKNITPILVKKKDIFEESPEDSKTQDQQKNYYDSFFEVLQKILPTISLDAIISNFESAYKLKQYSAQDGILSLKSASFGPSENKETLNYSPYHISKKILISIILLFVVSGAFALYMLSPQEKNIKSDLILPTENTLLKRFDLISKIDEKMRGENGIQTVALVGLVGMGGVGKTTLARYYGHMQHDAVVWELNAENKSTLMASFNDLAYSLAKTKKQKEDLEFIQKISDLQEREKQILSFVKETLKEKKNWVLIYDNVENFSEIKNYFPQDPDVWGYGKVILTTRDSNINNTSYIKSENIIEVGELQSEEALKLFSSILFDMPFDKIPQTEKEKILKFLDSIPPFPLDVSLAARYIKNGKISYEKYLELIQHSNEDFENTHEQLLKEASDYTKTRHKIVTLSLEHLLSMHPDFKDLLILMCLLDSQHLPVDFLKTAKSETVVEDFIHALHKYSFVSSGTLGPLNPLPTHSMHRSTQEISLSHLISKLNLAKNDHLIKRAMNVIENYIDNILEKEEPVTIQAMTRHCKKLLSHSYLLTKDALYTLRSKLGHMYYYANEASYQEAQKILEENIRSMDGDENFKNKNNFDDLIALGLIYSETSDIKKLKETVDTTLLKYKKILSERTPKAASALSFLGMMYDDLGDYTQGQQLIERACALYKNDFPNDLIGLGRTLAYLGRVYREQGKYELAQKVLEESYEIYKNNGLEKHFRTGWTLVALGNVYLYLGDYEKATNLLSESVQIYKDYFPDDPFCKCWAALDLANAYIEQGNPKKACEILEECLDIYKKRPDLYPETHYTVVRVIAFLGKAYMKLGDYQKARVYLEKALPIFEMNYGKEHLETAYVLTLLGELDLLEEKFEASEKSLKNALSIFVKNNHPEAYKPFEDLFNLSLKFYEKNLKEKGSIEALRIKEESLLSLKQVLEHVIAHFPKDAPHFLTIKKRLENMKLI; encoded by the coding sequence ATGCCGATAACATTTAATTTCTTAGATGGTAATTATAATAAATATTTTAAGATGACAAAAGACATTGATTTCACACCAAAAGAGTTGGATGTGATCTCGTGTATTTTGACGGGTCGTCGTGTAAAAGAAATTGCCGGAATTCTTTCCAATTCTGTAAAGACCATCGATAATCATATTCGGAATATTATGCAAAAACTCGGCTGTAATTCCCGTGAAGGAATTATTAATTGCATTGAGCAATCTGGAAGTCTTCCTTTCTTTAGATATCATTATCAAGTTATTGCCATTCAGGCTGATTTTACCAAGAAACTAAAGGAAGTTTCTCTCCTTGTTGGAAAGCACTCTCCTTCCTGTTTAATTGCCTTTAAAGAAACTCATGAGAAGAATGCGTCAGTGATGGCTTTTTTAACTGAGTTTGAAAAGAATTTAAAAGAGGCTGGAATTCATGTTTCTCGGCAAAAATTAGAAAGTGGTGTTTCTCTTTCTGGGGCGATGAAGAAGAAAGAAAAAAATTCTTCAACTTCAATTTTTTATGTGATGCCTTTTGAAGATATAAAAAACAAAGAAGAAGAGAATGAACTCGAAAAAAATATAACGCCCATCCTTGTTAAAAAGAAAGACATTTTTGAAGAATCGCCAGAAGATTCTAAAACGCAAGATCAACAAAAAAATTATTATGATTCTTTTTTTGAAGTCCTTCAGAAGATTCTTCCAACAATTTCTTTGGACGCAATTATTTCAAACTTTGAATCGGCTTATAAACTTAAGCAATATTCTGCACAAGACGGGATTCTTTCTTTAAAATCTGCTTCTTTTGGACCTTCAGAGAATAAAGAAACTTTAAATTATTCACCCTATCATATTTCTAAAAAAATTCTCATATCAATTATTTTGTTATTTGTGGTAAGTGGTGCTTTTGCTCTTTATATGTTATCACCGCAAGAAAAAAATATAAAATCGGATTTGATTCTTCCAACAGAAAACACCCTTCTTAAAAGATTTGATCTCATTTCTAAAATAGACGAAAAGATGAGAGGGGAAAATGGGATACAGACTGTTGCGCTCGTGGGTCTTGTTGGAATGGGAGGCGTTGGAAAAACAACCCTTGCAAGGTATTATGGTCATATGCAGCATGACGCTGTTGTGTGGGAGTTGAATGCAGAAAACAAAAGCACTTTAATGGCTTCCTTTAATGATTTAGCATACTCCTTGGCTAAGACAAAAAAGCAAAAAGAAGATCTTGAATTTATTCAAAAAATTTCAGACCTCCAAGAAAGAGAAAAACAAATTCTCTCCTTTGTAAAAGAAACACTGAAAGAGAAAAAAAATTGGGTCCTTATCTATGATAACGTTGAAAATTTTTCTGAGATTAAAAACTACTTTCCACAAGATCCAGATGTATGGGGATATGGAAAAGTTATTTTAACAACGCGTGATAGCAATATTAATAATACAAGTTATATAAAGTCTGAAAATATCATTGAAGTCGGAGAGCTTCAATCAGAAGAAGCCTTAAAATTATTCTCAAGTATTTTATTTGATATGCCTTTTGATAAAATCCCGCAGACAGAAAAAGAAAAAATCCTTAAGTTTTTAGATTCCATTCCTCCTTTTCCTTTAGATGTTTCGCTTGCTGCTCGTTACATAAAAAATGGAAAAATTTCTTATGAAAAATATTTAGAACTCATTCAACATTCGAATGAGGATTTTGAAAATACACATGAACAACTTTTAAAAGAAGCTTCAGATTATACTAAAACACGTCATAAAATTGTGACGCTTTCCTTGGAGCATCTCCTGAGTATGCATCCTGATTTTAAAGACCTTCTTATCTTAATGTGTCTTCTTGATTCGCAGCATCTTCCAGTTGACTTTTTAAAGACAGCTAAAAGCGAAACAGTTGTGGAAGATTTTATTCATGCATTACATAAATATTCTTTTGTCTCTTCAGGAACTCTTGGGCCCTTAAACCCTCTTCCGACGCATTCAATGCATCGAAGCACGCAAGAAATAAGTTTGAGTCATCTTATTTCAAAATTAAATTTGGCTAAAAATGACCATTTGATTAAAAGAGCAATGAATGTCATTGAGAATTATATTGATAATATTCTTGAAAAGGAAGAACCTGTTACCATTCAGGCAATGACACGCCATTGTAAGAAGCTTCTTTCACATAGCTATTTATTAACAAAAGACGCTCTCTACACCTTAAGAAGTAAATTAGGACATATGTATTATTATGCGAATGAAGCTTCTTATCAGGAGGCTCAAAAAATTTTAGAAGAAAACATTCGATCAATGGATGGAGATGAGAATTTTAAAAATAAGAATAATTTTGACGACTTAATTGCATTAGGGCTTATTTATAGTGAGACAAGTGACATTAAAAAATTAAAAGAAACAGTTGATACCACGCTTTTAAAATATAAAAAAATTCTTTCAGAACGCACACCAAAAGCAGCTTCAGCGCTTTCATTTTTAGGAATGATGTATGATGACCTTGGGGATTATACCCAAGGCCAGCAGCTTATTGAAAGAGCGTGTGCTCTTTATAAAAATGATTTTCCAAATGATCTTATTGGGCTTGGACGTACGTTAGCTTATCTTGGTCGTGTTTATCGAGAGCAAGGTAAATATGAGTTGGCCCAAAAAGTTTTAGAAGAAAGTTATGAAATTTATAAGAATAATGGTCTTGAGAAACATTTTAGGACGGGTTGGACGTTGGTTGCTCTTGGGAATGTGTATCTTTATTTGGGAGATTATGAAAAAGCTACAAATTTATTAAGTGAAAGTGTTCAAATTTACAAAGACTATTTCCCAGATGATCCATTTTGTAAGTGTTGGGCAGCGCTTGATCTTGCAAATGCATATATCGAACAAGGAAATCCCAAAAAAGCATGTGAAATTCTTGAAGAATGTCTTGATATTTATAAAAAGAGACCGGACCTTTACCCTGAAACACATTATACAGTGGTGCGTGTTATTGCCTTTCTTGGCAAAGCTTATATGAAGCTCGGAGATTATCAAAAAGCCCGTGTATATCTTGAAAAGGCACTTCCAATTTTCGAAATGAATTATGGGAAAGAACATCTCGAGACAGCTTACGTTTTGACGCTTTTAGGAGAACTTGATCTTTTGGAAGAAAAATTTGAGGCTTCTGAGAAATCTCTAAAGAATGCACTTTCTATATTTGTAAAAAATAATCATCCTGAGGCTTATAAGCCTTTTGAAGACTTATTTAATCTTTCTTTAAAATTTTATGAAAAGAATTTGAAAGAAAAGGGGAGCATTGAAGCCCTTAGGATTAAAGAAGAAAGTCTTCTTTCCCTTAAACAAGTGTTGGAGCATGTTATCGCGCATTTTCCAAAAGATGCTCCGCATTTTCTTACGATAAAAAAAAGATTGGAGAATATGAAATTAATATAG
- a CDS encoding HU family DNA-binding protein: MNKKDLVDYIAKQTGLSKAKAEESLNATFEGITKALKKKESASFVGFGSFSVSNRKARNGRNPRTGAAIKIPASSVARFKPGKFLKGL; this comes from the coding sequence ATGAATAAAAAAGATCTTGTTGACTATATTGCAAAACAAACTGGGCTTAGCAAAGCAAAAGCTGAAGAATCTCTAAATGCGACCTTCGAAGGAATCACAAAAGCACTTAAGAAAAAAGAATCTGCTTCTTTTGTTGGTTTTGGAAGCTTCTCTGTTTCTAACCGCAAAGCACGTAATGGAAGAAATCCACGTACAGGCGCTGCAATTAAGATCCCTGCATCTTCTGTTGCACGTTTCAAACCAGGAAAGTTCTTAAAAGGTCTTTAA
- the tadA gene encoding Flp pilus assembly complex ATPase component TadA has protein sequence MTSLLKTLLEPLRPFLKIKNLKELSILREKEVGLEIEGKGYTFVEVQELNYAYWKMVCHVLANMSGLIFDLETHPILSTSFQDPETKNFHRFEAMLGPFVKDGISISIRLHRTQNKTFKDFGMTDSLIEKVCNSVRCQKSILISGGTSSGKTTFLNLLAQEIPLSKRILTVEDTRELNLPHKNWKSYLVPRGEENGCLTYQAVIDHFMRSRPDIILTGEVSIRNSFPILRLLNTGHKGFMCTIHANSPKLALASAFEQNLNLSGYKAENVFDFLKKTIDLVIQIESRDADKKRIQSIWEREESTVGV, from the coding sequence ATGACAAGTCTTTTAAAAACGCTTCTTGAGCCTCTGCGTCCTTTTTTAAAGATAAAAAATCTTAAGGAGCTCTCAATTCTTCGTGAAAAAGAGGTAGGACTTGAGATTGAAGGGAAGGGGTATACTTTTGTTGAAGTTCAAGAACTAAACTATGCCTATTGGAAAATGGTATGCCATGTTCTTGCAAATATGAGCGGTCTTATTTTTGATCTTGAGACGCACCCTATTCTTTCAACGTCCTTTCAAGATCCAGAAACAAAGAATTTTCATCGATTTGAAGCGATGTTAGGACCGTTTGTCAAAGACGGAATTTCGATTTCAATTCGGCTTCACCGCACACAAAATAAAACATTTAAAGATTTTGGAATGACAGATTCTCTTATAGAAAAGGTATGTAATTCTGTGCGATGTCAAAAATCAATTTTGATTTCAGGAGGAACAAGTTCAGGAAAAACAACATTTTTAAATTTGTTAGCCCAAGAGATCCCTCTCTCTAAACGGATTTTAACAGTGGAAGATACACGTGAGTTAAATTTGCCGCATAAAAATTGGAAATCTTATCTTGTTCCGCGTGGAGAGGAAAATGGATGCCTTACATATCAGGCAGTTATAGATCATTTTATGCGATCACGTCCCGATATTATTTTAACAGGCGAAGTTTCTATTCGGAATAGCTTTCCGATATTGAGACTTTTAAATACAGGACATAAAGGATTTATGTGTACAATTCATGCAAATTCTCCTAAGCTTGCACTTGCCTCAGCCTTTGAACAAAACTTGAACCTTTCAGGGTATAAGGCGGAAAACGTTTTTGATTTTTTGAAAAAAACAATTGATCTTGTCATTCAAATCGAATCTAGGGACGCGGATAAGAAAAGAATTCAAAGTATTTGGGAACGAGAAGAAAGCACGGTCGGGGTTTAA